The window GGGTCGTCGTGGAACTCGTGGAGGGCGACCATCGCGGCGAGGATGACGTCCACCAGTTCGGTGGCGACGTCGCCGGGGGTGTGGGTGGTGCCCTTGCGGGGGTTCCGGCCCTGCATGCCGATGTACACCTGGGCGACTTCGCCGGCTTCTTCGGTGACCTTCAGCAGGCGCATCGAGGTTTCGTGGGCGCTGGTGCCGTTGGAGGCGTCCAGCCAGTCCACGACGGTGCCCACGTGCTCCCACAGCGTCCGCTCCTGGTGGCGGGAGGCGCGGCGGATGAAGCTGGCCACGACCGCGACCGTGGCGGGGTCCCAGTGGGCGAACCAGTCCACGATCCGGTGGTCGTAGCGGCCCAGTTCGACGCCGGCCCGGGACAGTTCGTTCAGCAGCGCGCAGTGGAGTGTCGCCGTGCCGGTCCCCGGGGCCGGAAGGGGTTCGGTGTCGATCGGCCCGTCCGGGATCGGGAGGGAGGGGGAGTTCACAGTGGTGCCCATGTGCTTCCTTCCGTCGGTGTGATCAGTTGCCCTTGGGGCGGGCGAGTTTGAGGGTGATGCCGCCGATGCCTAGGGGTCCGGCTGCGCTGGCAATGACGGTTGCGGTGTGGGCGGCGGCATCGAGCAGCACGCACAGCGCGGCGACCAGGCCCCAGCCGCCCAGGGCGGCGGCGCCGGCGATGGCGAACGGGACCAGAACTCGGCGCCACGGGATGCCGGTCTGGCCGGTGGGCTGGACGACGATGACGAGGCGTTCTCCGGTGGCGTCGGCGCGGCGCCAAGCGTCGGCGGGGATGTGCGGGGCGAGGTGTCCGGGTGGTGGGTTGGTGTGGTGCATGACGTGCTCCCTTCGAGTCCTGCGCAGGTGGGGAGGGTCAGCTTTTGAGGGTGGTGAGGGTGTTGCGGACGCTGCCGAGGCGCACGGTGCGTCCGCCGTCGGCGTTGACGGCGTCCAGGACTGCGCGTGCGTCCATCGGCCCGTCGGCGTTCTCCAGGACAGCCGTGACGCGGTCCGCGAGGGTGAGCGCACGGCCCGGTCGCATCGCCGCGGGAGCAGGCCCGTGGGCCGCTGTGGGGGCGTCGGGGTCGGTGCTGGGGAAGATGGCGGCCATGGCCTCCGGGCCGTCCAAGCGCCCTTCGTAGGCGTCACCGGCCGCCTTGTGCAGGGAGGCATCCAGGCCGGCCACAGGGCCATCGCCGTACAGAGCGAGGATGTTCGGGTCCAGGCCCGTGGTCGGCATCGGGGAGCCGACGGTGAAGAACCGCATCCGCGAGACGGGCCGCGGCCCGGTCAGCAGGTAGCCGCCGCCGGCGGTGCTGGGCAGGTCTTCGTCGTCGGTCTCGTCGTCGAACTGCGAGACCAGGCGCAGCGATCCGGCGTACTTCGGGATCGGAGCCGGCGTCCGCCCGGCCGGGAGCAGGCCGTCGGTGACGATCTGCCGCATCATCGAGGACGTCCAGCGCAGCAGGACCACGTCGCCGTCCTTGAGCATGCTGCGCAGGGTGTCGGAGCCGCCCAGTTCATCGAGCTGGCTGGCCTGGGCGGACAGGTGGATGCCGATGCCCAGGGAGCGGCCGGTGCGTCCCAGGTCGCGGATGTAGAAGGTGGCTTCTGCCCGGTAGGGGGAGCCCTTCTCCAGCAGCCGGTTGGCCTCGTCGATGCGCACCGACAGCAGCCGGTAGGGCTGGTTGATCAGGAACTTGGAGCGGCCCATGCCGGCGTAGATGTCCTGGAGTTCGTGCATGACCAGCCACGCGGTCCGTAGCTGCGCCATTGCCCCTTGCGGAGTGCGCACGAACCAGTCGACGTTGCCGCGCGCCTCGGGGACGGACTGACCGCCCTTGAGGTCGGCCAGGAACGTGATGACCCCGGAGCGCTTCTCCCCTGCGAGCAGGATGTGGTTGGCGGTCGACTTGCCCGCCCCGGTGGTGCCGAACAGGAAGGAGCGTTGTGCGGAGCCGGTGTGCGGATCGTACAGCCGCATCCGGGTCAGGCGGCCGTTGTGGTAGCGGCCCACCGGCAGGCGGCCGTGGCGGTCCATCACCAGCAGGCCCGGATCGTCCAGGCGCACGTGGGCGAGCGGATCGGCGGGATAGATCGTCACCAGCGCCCGGTGCATGCCGTCGGTCTCCACCGCCAGCCGGGACGGATCATCGATGTGCAGGGCGCCGGCCAGGCGGACGGGGTCGAAGGTGATGATGTCGCCGGGCGCGCCTTCCACGGTGAGTTCGTGGATGGTGCTCACCCGTCCAGCTCCGTCCCGGTGTTGACGGTGCGGACCTTGGTGATGCGGGTTCCGGGCATGCCCTTGGGGGCGATCTGCTCCTCCCACAGGCTGTAGAGGTCCACGACGGTCGCGCCGTGCCCGACGGTCAGCTGCCGCACACCGGCGCCGCGGCGGGGCACGGGACGGATGCTGATCTCCTCCTCGGGCCAGTCGAGCAGCGCGGACAGGTGGTGCGGGGAGACCTCCGGCACCGGCTGGCCGGGCAGCGTGGAGCGGATGACGGCCCGCAGCGACTTCGGCCCGGTCTGCTCCACCGCCTCCAGCACCGTCCCCGGCGCTGCACCGCCCTGCACGGCCACGTGCTGCGCCCACCACAGCGACATCGGGTGCTGCGAGCCGGCCGCCACGGTGACGGGCTTGGGGACAGGGAGGAGGTGGGGGTTGAGGGAGGGTTCGCGGCCTGCCCAGACGCGGGCCAGGCGGGCGGGCCGGATGAACCAGACGGCCGCGGCCCACACCGCGTCCAGCGTCAGCTCCCACCACTGCACCCCGGGCACGATCCGCTCCACCGTCAGGAGAACGGCCATCGACACGGACGGGGCGAGGTAGAGCGAGGCGGAGGCTTCCCGGATGTAGCCGGGCGGCAGCGTGACCGACCACACAGCTCCCCAGCCGGCCGCCGCCATCGCCGCGGCCAGCGAGGCGCCATACAGATCGGGTGTGAAGGCGCAGGTGGTCAGGGCGGCGGCGCCGGTCAGGGTGGCGAGACGGCCGATGCAGTTGCGGGCCACGGCGATGCCGCCGCGCACAGGTCCAAGACGAATCATGAGCGGGCTCCTTTGCCGCGCGGGCAGGCCAAGGGCGGCGGACACGAAGTGCGGTCCGCCGCCCTTGAACTGCGGTGGTGTGGTCAGCGGTTGCTGTAGAACTCCCGCTCGGCCATCGGGACGTCCATCGAGCTGGCCGTCTCCGCCACCGGGCCGTAGTCGGCCTGGTGGGCGTCGGCGGTCTCCTGGAAGAGCGTCGACAGCTCTTCCGTCTCCTCGGCCATGGCCTCGGCCTCCTCCAGCACCGAGCGCATGAGGGTGGCCGCGTCACGGTGCTCGCTGACGGTGTCGGGATCCACATTCAGTGCGGCGGCCTGGTCGGCCAGCCGGTCCACCGACTGCGCGCAGTTCTCCACGTAGCGGTAGGTGGAACGGACCTGTTCGGACAGGCCACGCAACTTGGCTCCAGCTGCGGTGAGCTGGACGATGACGACGCCGTAGCGCACGCCTTCGGCGATGACGCCACCGGCTTTGGCCAGGACGTCCGCGGTACGCGGAACAAGATCGGACACGAAGTGTCCTCCTATTCGTTGTGGTAGTCGCGCTCGGCGGGCGCGGTGTGGCCGGCGTCGCGGACCGCATCGGCCAGCGGCCGGTGGCGTGTCTCCGCGTTCGTGCCGGCCTGCGCGATGGCCTCGGAAGCGGCGGGGATCTTCTCCGCCACGGCCTCCGCGTGGGCCTTGACGTTGGCGGCCTTCTCCCAGAGCAGGAGCACCAGGCCTTCCAGGACCCCGGGAACCTTCAGCTCCAGGATCTTGGCGTGTAGGGCCTCCAGTCGTTCCCTGAGGGCATCGCAGCCCTCCGCAGCCTGGTGGGCCTCCTCCGCGCCCTGGGTGATCTCCTCGGCCATGTCGGCGTCGGCCTCGATGACGTCATAGATCGTCAATTCGGCGTCCGCGTACTGGGTGTTGGGCGTCTGGGCGGGCACGGGGGCTGTCATAGGCCCTCCTTTCGTCGTTCCTGCGGGAAGAGCCGCACGGCCGCGGGTGACGGCCTGCGGCTCCCAGCGCCGGGCCTGGGTTCCAGGCCCGGCGTCATCTCGCGTCACCGTCCAGGTGACGCCCTGCGCGTGGCCCCATCCCGGCGGCGGACCAGCAGACGCCCCAGTACCAGAGGCGCCGCCGGACGCGCCGGGAGTCTTCGGCCCGGTGGTCTTGCCATGAGTGCGCCGCGCGCCGGTCCGCTCCCACCGGTCCCGAGTCGAGCGGCCCTTGCCCCGCGCTTTTGGCCCATCGGTCTTGCGCTTGGCGCCCTTGGCCGTGGACGTCCGTTTGCTCTTGCTGCCGGGAGCGGCTGATGCCGGGCCGGGTCCACCGGGCCGCTTGCTCTTGGCCTTGCGGGCCTTGCCGCGGGCAGTCTTGGTGTCGGCCCCGGGGGCGGTCGTGGAGCCCTTCGGACCGGCCTTGGGCCCCTTCTTGAGGTCGGCTTTCAGGGCGTCCGGTGTGGACTTCGGGCCGGTGCGGATCCGGTCAGCGATCCGGGCGCGCACCGCGTCGCGGATCGTCTTCGGGGCCTTGTCGGGTTTGGGGCCGGTCGGCTTCCAGGAGCCTCTGGTGATGCGGTCCGCCACGCGGGCCCGTGCGGCGTCGCGGATCCCGGGGCGCCGCTCCGGCTTGACCGGCTTGGGCGCAGGGCCGTTGCGAAGCCGATCGGCGACCCGGCTACGGGCCGCGTCCGTGATGCCCGGAGTGCGCTCGGGTTTGGCCACCGGTCCGGAGCGGATGCGGCCGGCCGCACGGTCCCGGATGGCCGATCTGATCCCCGAGCCCCTGTCCGTCTTGCCCTTGTTCTTGTTCTTGCCGGGGGTCTCCGGATCCTTCCTGCGCGGCTTGTCGAGCTTCGGCGTGCGCCGATCCCTGGGAGCGGGCAAGCGCCCGCCTGAGGGGCCGCCGGCCGTCTTGCCACCCGCACGGGAAGTACTACCGGTAGGTGACTTGGACGGCGCAGGAGCCCGCAGGGCTGCCGGGGCGGCACTCCGTGCGGAGCCATGGCGGCCGGCGCCGCCCTGGGAACTCCGGGACCGACCGAATTCCGGTCCGGACTGAATACGCGCCTTCTGCCGTGTCCCGTTGGCCGCTATGCGCGCCATTTCCAGGTCCAGTTTCGCTTTACCGGCCGCCGCCTTCTGCTGATCGGCGATGGCCCGATGATGTTCCTGGCGGGCCTTCAGATAGGCGGCCACGTAATAGGCGCCGCGCATCGCGGCCACCGTGATGCCGGTCATCATGACCACCGACATAGCGGCCACACCATGGCCCTGACTATCGGAATCGTCCGGCATTCCGGAATCAGGGTGCGTGGCGGGCAGATTGCCGGCGATATTCACCGGCTCGGGGAGCGAGAGAGAAGCGGGCGGGGAGAGGTCGGGCAGGGGGGTCAGGGCGGGGAAGCCGTCCGGGGCGGGCGGCGGATCGTCTCCCACCGCCCCGGGCACCCTCAGCCGCAGGACCGTCCCTCCGGGGCCGTCGTCGGCCATAGGCCGTCCCTTCGGTTCATCACCGCCCGTTATCAAGATCGCAAAGCGGCACGCGTACGCGCGCACGCGCGCCTTGCGACCCCCGATGACGGGCGGTGAAGTGATGATGATGAGCGCGGAGCGTTACGACGTGTGGGCCTGCGTCCAAGCCTGGAGCATCCGGACCAGATCGGCCCACCTGGCTTCGTCGTCGCCGGCCAGGGTCCGGGCCAGGTCCCACAGCGCGCGGGCCCGGTCCTTGTTCGTCGCCGTGGCCGCCAGCCGGGCCTCCCAGTAGGCGACTTGCTTCGGGGAAAGCACCGCTTACGCTCCCTTCTCCAGGAAGCCCAGGAACGTCGGCTCCGCTCCCTCCGGCGAATTAGTGGCGGCCAGTCCCGTTCCACCCGCTGCAGGCTCCTGCAGGCCCTGCGAGAGGCTCTGGAGGTGCGCGGCAGTATTCACGGAGCGGGAACTGGAGGCCCCGGACGAACGGGCCTTTTCCAGGGCCTTGGCCTCTGCCTTCTGCTCCCGCTTCGCGGGCAGTTCCACGAACCGGCGCTGGAATTCGGGGTCCAGCTTGCCGATCGCGTTGACGGCGGCGCGCAGGGACTTTTCCAGATTGGCCAGCGGGCGGGAGGCGAAGTAGGCGCGCAGGCGCCGCTCGAACGGCTTGTCACCGTCGATACGGACCGCTTCCAGGTCGGCCTGGTACTCGCCCAGCAGGGCCTGGACCTGGTCGGCCATCTGCCGCAGCCGCTCGCGCTGCTGAGCCGCGTACAGCGCGGTCCCGCCGGGTTTGGTCAGGTGGTCCGACGTCCACCGGGTGCTGTTGTCGTGCATGCGGAAACCTCCAACGGTGCTGCGGGGTCAGCGGGTGTCGTGGGTGGGGTGGGCGGCTGCGATCTCCTGCCACCGAAGGGAATCGGCGGCGCTGACGTGCCGCATCCGCACCTGGACCGTGCAGTAGGGGGCCCTGCAGCGGTGCGTGGTCGACGTCAGCGCTGCATCGATGTGGCTGTACAGCCACAGGGACGACGACGCAATCCCCAGGACACAGGCGGTGAGCAGGGCGAACGGGACACCGTAAGCGGCCAGCCGCACGCCGGTGGAAGCGCCCACCGCGAGCGCGCAGGCGATGATGAGCAGTGACGCGATGCGGCGACGCCGCGTCTGTGAGGTGTTCACGGCGGATCTCCAAGGGGAGTTGAAGGGTCAGGCGGCGCCGACGTCGGCCTGCTTGGTGCTGCCGGGCGAGACGTAGAACGGCGCGGTGTCGAACAGCTCCGCTTCCTGCGCGGGTGCCTGCTTGGCTGTCCGGGCCGCGGCGCGGCGCACGGCGTCGTAGCAGTCCGGGCAGACCGCGACCAGCCGCTCAGCGGGCAGCGTCGCGGCGATCTGGAAGGCGCCTTCGTTGGCGAGGTCGCGGGGTGCGGCGATCAGCTTGACCTCGCCTTGTTTGCTGAGGTGTTGGCCGTTGAAGTGCGGGCAGCGGTGCTGTCGGCCACGGCGGTTGGGATCGTGCTTGCTGCCGCATGCGCCGTGGCACTGGCAGCGACCTCCTGCCTTGTCCATCACGGCCTGCCATACGGCAGAGGCGGCGATCGGGGGCCGGGTCACGACACGCTCCGCTACGCCGGAAGCGGGCCGGCGTCGGACCGGTCGTCGGGGTCGGCGCGCAGCAGGCTGGCGATGCGTTTGCGCGGGGTCCACCGCGTCTGACCCCCGACCTCGAAGCGGCACAGCACGCGCTCGCGGACTTCCAGGACCACGGCGAAGGCCGTGTCGTAGGGCCAAGAGCCGACGTAGATCTGGACCAGGTCATCGGCCCGTATGTGATCCATCGTCAGCGGGGTGCCGTCGGGCAGCGTGCTGGTGTAGCGGATCTGAGTGGGCTGGCTCATCAAGGCCTCCTCGGCCGGAAGCGTGGGCGTGTCAGGCGCGCGGTGTGCCGTTCACCGTGGCCAGGGCGCGCGGCTGGGGACTGGTGCGCGCGGCAAGCTGCGCGGCGCGCGCGGCACGGAAGTCCCGCAGCCAGTTCCGCGCGTTTCCGGGGTCGACACCGAAGCGGTCCGCGAGGTCCGATGCGGTCGGCTCCTCGGTGGCGTTGTTGCTCAGCGCGGCCAGGTAGTAGGTCCATCCCTGCTGCTTCGCGGGCGACTTCCACCCCGGCTCACCACCGTCCGCGACACCTTCCGGGGCCTGCGGGTGCAGGGCGGCGAGGTCTCCGCACAGCCGGTCGTACAGCAGGCCGGCCTCAGCAATCTGACCGTTGAGCTGCTCCAAGGACCCCGCTCGGGTGCGATAGGCGGCATCCGCCTCCTGCGCCTTCGCAGTGAGGCCATCGAGCTGGGTTTGCCGCTCGGTGATCTGCTGCTCGGCCTCACGGAGGAGGTTGGCCGTACGCTGCCGCGCGGCCTGTTCTTCCTGCCGCGCGCTCTCCGCGCGCTGCTGCGCAGCCTCCGCGCGCCCCGACACCGTGTCGCCCTCTTCCAGCAGGGCGGCATGCTCGGAGCGGACGGCTTCCAGCTCGGTGCGCGCGGCTGCCAGTTCGTCTGCCGCGCGCTGCCGCGCGCCCTCAGCGTCCACCCGCGCGGCTTCCGCGCGCTGCCGCGCAGCCTCCGCCTCTTCCACAAGTGCGGAGGCCTCCAGGCGCTCCACAGACGGCGTCACCGCGAGATCCTCGATCAGCGTGAGAACGGCCGTCGGGTTGGCGTAGTTGAGCCGGGCGACCTCGTCCGCGCGGGTCAGCGCGGCCAGTCGGCGCACCAACGCCAGCGCCTGGCTCCGGTCGGTCGCGATATCCGCACGGTCCAGTGCCTTCTGAGCCTTGCGGCGCCAACGCCGCACCCGACGGGGCCTATTGGCCTCCAGGGCCAGGCGCAGCCGGTAGACGCGCAGTGCGGCCCGCTGCGCCATCGCTGCCCGTGCGATCGCAGACGACGAGGTGCGGGCGTCGAGACCGAGCAGGGCGAACAGTTCGGCCCACGCGTGCTGCCACAGCAGCGCCACCAGCCGGGCCGGACCAGGACGCGCGCTGTCGTCCTCCTCCCGGCCGGGGCGGGCGTGGTGCAGCTTGCCGCGCAGTTGCAGCTCGATCAGCCACGCGGCCAGCGCTGGCACCGCGGCCAGCACGGGGCGGGCCCACCAGTTCGGCGCGTGCACCCCGTTCATCGCCGCGGAGAACGACACCAGCAGCCAGGCGGTGCGGTGCATCAGCCGCAGCTCCCGCGTCCAGCCGGCCTCAGGATCGGCGGAGCGGTACATCATGACCAGCAGCGTCATCTCCGCAGCGTCGAACACCGCGATGAACGCCACCGCCAGCACCGTCGGCAGGTCACAGGTCTGGGTGGCGAACCCCCACAGCCCGTGCACGCTGACCGCGACGCCTCCGAGCGCGACAACGGCCTGCGGGCCGATCCCGGACAGCCACGACGACTTCCGCAGCCGGCCCAGCGCCCAGGCAGCGAGCGCAAGCGCCAGCACCGCCCCGAGCAGGGGCAGCAGCCATGTCCAGGGCCCGGTGGGGAGATCAGGCAGCCAGGTAGTCATTGCTGCCCTCCTTCGCGGTGAAGCCGAGGATCCGCCAGGCCACCTCACGCGCCGGACGGTCCGTCAGCGGTCCCCAGCCGTGGCGGTCGACTCCGAGCGTGGCCGCGTAAGCCTCGGCGGCCTCCCGGCCCCGGTGGATGCTGTGCGGCACTCCGTAGTGCACCAGCAGCACCAGCGACCGCCCGTCCCGCCGCACGGCCTCCAGCTCTTCGCGCAGCAGCGCGGCCTCAGCCTGCGCCAGGTCCACATCCCAGCGAGCGTTGGAAGTGGCGGTTTCGGCCTTCTCGGCTCGGGCCGTCAGCTCCCAGACCTGGTGGATATGGCGGACCAGTGCGACATCCGCCAGCCGCTGCACCTCGGCAGTACGGGCACGGGCCCGGGTCGCGCTTTCGCGGAACTCCCGCAGACGGGCCGCGGTGACGATGCGGATCATGCCGCCTCCTCCGGGGTCAGCAGGTTGGCCAGCACCGTGCGCTCGGCCAGCACCTTGTTGTGGGCGCGGCGGATACGCCGCTGGTCCAGCTCCGTCGGCTGCCGGTCCAGCAGGCTGATGCGGACGTCCAGCAACTCGACTTCCGCTGTGATGAGCGGCATCTCGGTCTCGATGGCCTCCAGCTCCGCGGCCGTCGGCTCGCGGTCGAACTCGCCGGTGGTAACAAGCTTCTGAACTGTGGCGATGTGTTCCATGGGTCGTTGTCCTCTCGAAGGTGGGACGGCCCGAACAGCGGCTCCCGGGGTGCCACCCGGGAGCCGCGCGCCGTCGTGGAACCAGTGGAATCCGGCTCCCCTCGGCCCCGCCCGTACGGCGTCGCAGGCGCGGCACCGGACGGGCGAAGGAGGCAACCGGCCGCAGCGTGCTGCGGTGGATGAGTGGTCTCTTTCGGGGACGCGGCTGCCGGTTCAAGGAACAGCTCGCTAGGGCCCCGTTGTAGGCAGAGACCTGACCTTTCGGTCTGCCATCCGGACTGCCAAGGGATCGCCCGCCGCGAAGCAGACGACTGTCCGGTGCCCTCGACCCGCTCTGTCCCGGGTCCCTTTGCACACCGCGAATCGGATGCGACTCCGTCATCTGGTGCGCACCAGAAGGTAAGCATCTGGTGCGCACCAGAGTCAAGGGCGTTCACTGAGTCGAGCGGCGTTTGCCCTCCGCGGTGCATCTCTAGAAGACCGGTCCAGGTGGGGGAGCCGGTAGCCAACAGGACTTAACTCCCGTCTTGTTAACCCCTGTTGACCTGCGGCGATGTGAGGCATGCTGGAAAGGTCAGTGAGTGGACCTATCGCCGGGCGGTGGCCTGTGAGCACAGGACTTCGGAGCGCACGAACGGCGCATGGCTGGTCTCAAGAGCGACTGGTTCGCGAGATCGAGCAGTACGCCCGACGACACCTCTCCGACGTCGCGTCGACAGCGAGTTTGCGGGTGTATGTGTCCGAGTGGGAGAACGGCAAGCGCGCCCTCTCGGACCGCTACGCGACGATCCTGCGGCAGCTTCTCGGCGTCACGGACGCAGAGCTGAGGGGTGGTCCGCTCGCGGTTGCTCCGTCGATGGCCGACGGGTACGACGAACTGCTGAGCAGGATCGATTCGGCCAGCAGTGTCAGCGAATCCATGGTGAAGACGTTCAACGATCAGACCGAGCTACTGCGCACCATGGACCGCCAGTTGGGCGCTTCGGGCCTTGTGGACCAGATGACGGGGCATCTCGCCCGTCTCGAAGACGCACTGAACTTCGCGGTGTTGCCCACTACGCGCCGCCCCGTGGCGCTCGCGCTCGCGGGGGCGTCAACCCTTGCCGCATGGCAAGCGATCGACTCGGGGGCGGTCGAACGGGCCTGGCGACACTACGAACTTGCGAAGCGGGCAGCGCACGACGCTGAGGCTCCGATGTACCTCGCGCACGCGATGGCAGAGCAGGCGTACGTACTGTGCGAAGCTGGCCGGCCGTCTCTCGGCGTCGAGTTGGTGCGCGATGCGCAACGCGTTCTTGGCCAGGCCGGATCTCCCCGTCTCCGGGCATGGCTGTACGCCGCTGAAGCCGAGTTGTGCGCCCATGCCGGAATGCCTGATGACTGCCGACGGGCGCTCGATGCGGCCATGGCGACGATTCCGCCCGGCTCCGATGACCGAGACCCCGACATGCTGAGCATCTTCCTCAACGGTGCCCACCTGGCTCGATGGCGCGGCAACATCCTTGCCCTGCTGGGCGACGACGAGGCGGTCACCAGCCTGTACGGCGCCCTGGACGTAGTAGACCCGTCCTTTGTCCGAGCGCAGGCGGGACTTCACGCTGACCTCGTACAGGCGCACATGGCGCGAGCCGAGTACGACGACGCAAACACCCACCTGAGGCAGGCGCGGCTGTTGGCCAGCCGCACCGGTTCGGTCCGGCAGCGCCGCCGTGTCGACCTGCTCAGTGCGCGGCTGTAAGCCCCTGCTTGCCTCGGCTCGCCAGGATGTGGAGCAGAGCCACGAGAGTGCCGGAGCCCATCAGCTCACCGCGCGCCATGAGCCGTGGAATATCAGCTAGGGGCACCCACTCGATGTGTCCTGCCTCTTCCAGGTCTGTCGGCGAACCGACCTGGTCGGCTCCGTGGCCCACGAAGATCTCGTGAGGTGAGTCGACCATGCCGACCATGGGCTGATACGTGACGATGTGCTCCACGGACTTCGGTCGCCAACCCGTCTCTTCCACGACTTCTCTTAGCGCCGTGTCCGCGGGGTCCTCCCCCTCGTCCACGATGCCGCCCGGGAGCTCCCAACCCCACTGCTGCGGGACGAAGCGGTACCGCCACATCATCAGTACGCGGTCCTGATCGTCCAGAACCGCGGTGACGGCGACGTGGTGGAGCTTCACCACATGATGCTCGAAGCGCTCCACACCGGGCGGTTCCACGTCCCAGAGCTGGAGTTTGACCCAACGGTTGTCGTAGACGTCGCGCTCGCCGTGGATACGCCAGGGCTCCAGCCCTTCCGGCGCCTGAACGCTCACTGCCCCCGGCACCCGATACGAACTCCGGCCACGAACTTCCAAGGCGCCTTCCGCCACGAGCCGAGCCAGCACTTGCCGAAGGGCAGTGCGGCCGATGCTGAGTTCTTCCACGAGCGCGCGTTCGGAAGGCATCTTGTCGCCGCTGGCGTACTCGCCAGAGGCGAGCCGTGCACGAATCGTCTCGTAGACCTTCGCCGTCTTCGGTCCCATTCCCGGGGCACTCTCCATCCTGAGGTGGTGCGTACCAGCGTAGCGGGCAAGGAGCGCACTGCCGCCAGGCCGTGCGACGGGTGTTTCCTGTAAGCCGATGTCGTGTCGCAGCGCTAGGGCCAATCCACTCGATGGAAATAGCAACGACGAGCGAGAGATGGCGAGTGAAATTACGAGGCCCTCAGCCCGCGAGGAGCGCGACAAGACTAGTATCTACCTATGGCTGAGCTGAGTTGGCGAGGAACATGGTGGTCGGCGGAGGAACCGGAGGTTACGTGCCCCGGCACTCTGCATTGTGCCGACGGCGGTTATTTGCGGCTAGAACTCATAGGCGGCTTCGATGTCACGGTTCGTACGCCACTCCCCAGCGGCAACGGCTATGGCATTAGCGAAGATTCCCGCGATTTTCCAATAATCCATGGAACGTCGGGCAGTACGCTATTTACTCTGCTCGGCAATCATGCGATTCACACTCGCGGATCGGGGTTCCTGGGCGGAGAAATTACAGAGCAGAACTGGAGCTCTAATCGCGCGCTACGGGGCGTGCACCTTCCAAGCCTAGAAGAGTCACTCTTCATTCGAAGCCATATGCGGCTGGAG of the Streptomyces aurantiacus genome contains:
- a CDS encoding XRE family transcriptional regulator, yielding MYVSEWENGKRALSDRYATILRQLLGVTDAELRGGPLAVAPSMADGYDELLSRIDSASSVSESMVKTFNDQTELLRTMDRQLGASGLVDQMTGHLARLEDALNFAVLPTTRRPVALALAGASTLAAWQAIDSGAVERAWRHYELAKRAAHDAEAPMYLAHAMAEQAYVLCEAGRPSLGVELVRDAQRVLGQAGSPRLRAWLYAAEAELCAHAGMPDDCRRALDAAMATIPPGSDDRDPDMLSIFLNGAHLARWRGNILALLGDDEAVTSLYGALDVVDPSFVRAQAGLHADLVQAHMARAEYDDANTHLRQARLLASRTGSVRQRRRVDLLSARL
- a CDS encoding transfer protein, which produces MSTIHELTVEGAPGDIITFDPVRLAGALHIDDPSRLAVETDGMHRALVTIYPADPLAHVRLDDPGLLVMDRHGRLPVGRYHNGRLTRMRLYDPHTGSAQRSFLFGTTGAGKSTANHILLAGEKRSGVITFLADLKGGQSVPEARGNVDWFVRTPQGAMAQLRTAWLVMHELQDIYAGMGRSKFLINQPYRLLSVRIDEANRLLEKGSPYRAEATFYIRDLGRTGRSLGIGIHLSAQASQLDELGGSDTLRSMLKDGDVVLLRWTSSMMRQIVTDGLLPAGRTPAPIPKYAGSLRLVSQFDDETDDEDLPSTAGGGYLLTGPRPVSRMRFFTVGSPMPTTGLDPNILALYGDGPVAGLDASLHKAAGDAYEGRLDGPEAMAAIFPSTDPDAPTAAHGPAPAAMRPGRALTLADRVTAVLENADGPMDARAVLDAVNADGGRTVRLGSVRNTLTTLKS
- a CDS encoding NUDIX domain-containing protein gives rise to the protein MGPKTAKVYETIRARLASGEYASGDKMPSERALVEELSIGRTALRQVLARLVAEGALEVRGRSSYRVPGAVSVQAPEGLEPWRIHGERDVYDNRWVKLQLWDVEPPGVERFEHHVVKLHHVAVTAVLDDQDRVLMMWRYRFVPQQWGWELPGGIVDEGEDPADTALREVVEETGWRPKSVEHIVTYQPMVGMVDSPHEIFVGHGADQVGSPTDLEEAGHIEWVPLADIPRLMARGELMGSGTLVALLHILASRGKQGLTAAH
- a CDS encoding MazG-like family protein, yielding MGTTVNSPSLPIPDGPIDTEPLPAPGTGTATLHCALLNELSRAGVELGRYDHRIVDWFAHWDPATVAVVASFIRRASRHQERTLWEHVGTVVDWLDASNGTSAHETSMRLLKVTEEAGEVAQVYIGMQGRNPRKGTTHTPGDVATELVDVILAAMVALHEFHDDPATLLTSVAKQRQERLAALLEGRTNTGSASTRA
- a CDS encoding DUF6284 family protein encodes the protein MEHIATVQKLVTTGEFDREPTAAELEAIETEMPLITAEVELLDVRISLLDRQPTELDQRRIRRAHNKVLAERTVLANLLTPEEAA